The following coding sequences lie in one Rutidosis leptorrhynchoides isolate AG116_Rl617_1_P2 chromosome 6, CSIRO_AGI_Rlap_v1, whole genome shotgun sequence genomic window:
- the LOC139852540 gene encoding signal recognition particle 43 kDa protein, chloroplastic yields the protein MEALSVNPSLSAHKLSYKLNPTTAPPPLSLYSYFRFRPPYRPHNLTISAAASTVENQPQFSDYNQDETYGEVKTIIGSRALEDGSGMEYLIEWEDDQVPTWVPGNLIAADVIAEYESPWWIAAKKADDQKLKEIIDSGDGRDIDAVDPDGRTALLFVAGLGSESCVKVLAAAGADVNHRDNGGGLTALHMAAGYVRPGVAKVLVELGADAEAPDDRGRTPLDLAREVLNSTPKGNPVQFARRLWLESVIKNLESAIYEYAEVDEILEKRGKGNNVEYLVKWKDGGDNEWVKAALISEDLVKDFEDGLEYAVAEGVVGRREGEEGKNEYLVKWTDIEEATWEPEENVDPELIKEFESGVKI from the coding sequence ATGGAAGCTCTCTCCGTCAACCCATCACTTTCTGCCCACAAACTTTCTTATAAACTTAACCCAACTACCGCCCCACCACCTCTTTCACTCTATTCTTACTTCCGTTTCCGACCACCATACCGCCCCCACAATCTCACCATCTCCGCCGCCGCATCCACCGTCGAAAACCAACCTCAATTCTCCGATTACAACCAAGATGAAACCTACGGCGAAGTCAAAACAATAATCGGAAGTAGAGCACTTGAGGATGGTTCCGGAATGGAGTACTTAATCGAATGGGAAGACGATCAAGTGCCGACATGGGTTCCAGGGAACTTAATAGCTGCTGACGTCATCGCAGAGTACGAAAGCCCTTGGTGGATCGCCGCTAAAAAAGCCGACGATCAGAAGCTAAAAGAAATTATTGACTCCGGCGACGGTCGCGACATTGACGCAGTGGATCCAGACGGCCGGACAGCGTTACTTTTTGTCGCTGGACTCGGGTCAGAATCTTGCGTTAAGGTATTGGCGGCTGCCGGAGCTGACGTCAACCACCGCGATAATGGCGGTGGGTTGACAGCGTTACACATGGCTGCGGGGTATGTCCGCCCCGGGGTGGCAAAGGTATTAGTGGAGCTTGGGGCGGACGCCGAAGCCCCAGATGACCGTGGGCGGACCCCGCTAGATTTAGCACGTGAGGTTTTAAATTCTACACCTAAAGGGAACCCGGTGCAATTTGCTAGAAGATTATGGTTAGAAAGTGTAATTAAAAATTTAGAAAGTGCGATATACGAGTACGCGGAGGTAGACGAAATTTTGGAGAAGAGAGGAAAGGGGAACAATGTCGAGTATTTGGTTAAATGGAAAGATGGGGGCGATAACGAGTGGGTTAAAGCTGCATTGATTTCTGAAGATTTGGTTAAGGATTTTGAAGACGGGTTGGAGTATGCGGTTGCTGAAGGCGTTGTTGGAAGACGAGAGGGTGAAGAAGGGAAGAACGAGTATTTAGTTAAGTGGACGGATATAGAAGAAGCTACTTGGGAACCTGAAGAAAATGTTGATCCGGAATTGATTAAAGAGTTTGAGAGTGGTGTTAAGATTTAA